Proteins from one Bartonella sp. HY328 genomic window:
- the map gene encoding type I methionyl aminopeptidase, translating to MVSYIDYKKVPIEYTGQIRIFDKQGFDGMRKACNLAARCLDALIDFIKPGITTQSIDDFVFAFGAKEGALPADLNYRGFTHSCCTSLNHVVCHGIPGARILKEGDIVNVDVTFIVEGWHGDSSRMYPVGKIKRAAERLMEVTHESLMLAIAAVKPGARTGAIGHAIQTYAESQRCSVVRNFCGHGVGQLFHDTPNIVHYGVPSDGPELREGMIFTIEPMINLGKADVKILKDGWTAVTNDKSLTAQYEHTVGVTADGCEIFTVSPANMFYIPPQD from the coding sequence ATGGTTTCCTATATAGATTATAAAAAAGTACCAATTGAATATACAGGACAGATCCGCATTTTTGACAAGCAAGGTTTTGACGGCATGCGCAAGGCCTGCAATTTAGCAGCCCGCTGCCTTGATGCATTGATTGACTTCATTAAACCTGGCATTACTACCCAATCCATTGACGATTTTGTTTTCGCTTTTGGCGCCAAAGAAGGCGCACTGCCAGCGGATCTTAACTATCGTGGCTTTACCCATTCATGCTGCACATCATTAAACCACGTGGTGTGCCACGGTATTCCAGGCGCGCGCATATTAAAAGAGGGTGATATTGTTAACGTTGATGTTACCTTTATTGTTGAGGGCTGGCACGGCGATTCGAGCCGGATGTATCCGGTTGGAAAGATTAAACGCGCGGCCGAACGCTTAATGGAAGTAACGCACGAATCTCTCATGCTTGCTATTGCGGCAGTAAAACCAGGCGCAAGAACAGGTGCGATAGGGCATGCAATTCAAACCTATGCTGAAAGTCAGCGATGTTCAGTTGTGCGTAATTTTTGCGGTCATGGTGTTGGACAATTATTCCATGATACACCCAATATAGTTCACTATGGTGTACCAAGTGATGGCCCAGAACTGCGTGAAGGCATGATTTTTACGATTGAGCCAATGATTAACCTTGGCAAGGCTGATGTTAAAATTTTAAAAGATGGCTGGACAGCCGTCACCAATGACAAGTCCTTGACTGCGCAATATGAGCACACAGTTGGGGTTACCGCAGATGGTTGTGAAATATTTACAGTATCTCCAGCCAACATGTTTTATATACCGCCACAAGATTGA
- the murI gene encoding glutamate racemase: MSERIRPVLFFDSGIGGLSVLREARIVMPDRHFIYVADDAGFPYGTWDEDALRERILILFEWLLRRYDPELCIIACNTASTLVLADLRRHFSNVPFVGTVPAIKPAAEQTLSGIISVLATPGTVKRAYTRDLIASFAQQCQVRLVGSESLAMIAEGYLRGMAIDYELVRREIAGCFIEKSNGRTDIVVLACTHYPFLINVFRKVAHWPVDWLDPAEAISRRAASLLKPLSEQMDLAADLAFFTSQTSDFATRRLLHGFGLQCDW, encoded by the coding sequence ATGAGCGAGCGTATTCGTCCTGTTCTGTTTTTTGATAGCGGTATCGGTGGCCTATCGGTACTGCGTGAAGCACGTATTGTAATGCCTGATCGCCATTTTATTTATGTGGCTGATGACGCAGGTTTCCCATATGGTACTTGGGATGAGGATGCGTTGCGCGAACGTATTCTTATTTTGTTTGAATGGCTTTTACGCCGTTATGATCCTGAGCTTTGCATTATCGCTTGCAATACAGCTTCAACGCTTGTTTTGGCCGATTTGCGACGACATTTTAGCAATGTACCATTTGTTGGAACTGTTCCTGCAATTAAGCCAGCAGCCGAGCAAACATTAAGCGGAATTATCTCTGTTTTAGCGACACCAGGAACCGTAAAACGTGCCTATACCCGTGACCTTATCGCGTCTTTTGCGCAGCAATGCCAAGTGCGTTTGGTGGGGAGTGAAAGCCTTGCAATGATTGCAGAAGGCTACTTGCGTGGCATGGCTATTGATTATGAATTGGTACGCAGAGAAATTGCTGGTTGCTTTATTGAAAAGAGCAATGGCCGCACTGATATTGTTGTGCTTGCTTGCACCCATTATCCATTTTTAATCAATGTTTTTCGGAAAGTTGCCCATTGGCCTGTAGACTGGCTTGACCCTGCCGAAGCGATTTCGCGGCGTGCGGCCTCTTTGCTAAAGCCTTTATCTGAACAAATGGATCTTGCTGCAGATTTGGCTTTCTTTACATCTCAAACTTCAGATTTTGCAACGCGGCGTTTATTGCATGGATTTGGTCTTCAATGCGATTGGTGA
- a CDS encoding DUF3126 family protein: MKPEEIKKLDAYFKRTFGNAAISVKPRPRKDDSCEVYIDDEFIGVVYVDDDEGELSYNFSMAILDIDL, translated from the coding sequence ATGAAGCCTGAAGAGATCAAAAAATTAGATGCTTATTTTAAGCGTACATTCGGTAATGCGGCGATTAGTGTTAAGCCTCGGCCACGTAAAGATGATTCATGCGAAGTTTATATTGATGATGAATTCATTGGCGTTGTATATGTTGACGATGACGAGGGTGAGCTATCCTATAATTTTTCCATGGCAATTTTGGATATTGACTTGTAA
- a CDS encoding iron-sulfur cluster assembly scaffold protein: protein MIDDIYNSKILSAAAHISLTGRLSDADASSRQHSKICGSIITVDIKIANGIITEFAQEVRACALGQASASLLANHVIGASTQELIELKDVMYAMLKENGQPPIGKFEELGCLQPVKDFKARHASTLLVFDAVVDCIQQLEITG from the coding sequence ATGATTGATGACATCTATAATAGCAAAATATTATCAGCCGCAGCTCATATTAGCCTAACTGGACGCCTTAGTGATGCTGATGCATCATCGCGCCAGCACTCTAAAATTTGTGGGTCGATTATCACGGTCGATATTAAAATAGCCAATGGTATTATTACAGAATTTGCCCAAGAGGTGCGCGCTTGTGCATTAGGTCAAGCCTCAGCATCGTTGCTAGCCAATCATGTTATTGGTGCAAGTACTCAAGAGTTAATTGAGCTCAAAGATGTTATGTATGCCATGCTTAAGGAAAATGGCCAACCGCCAATAGGCAAGTTTGAAGAACTTGGTTGTCTGCAGCCGGTAAAGGACTTTAAAGCCCGTCACGCATCGACTCTGTTGGTGTTTGACGCAGTTGTTGATTGTATCCAGCAGCTTGAAATTACAGGTTAG
- the yidD gene encoding membrane protein insertion efficiency factor YidD, whose amino-acid sequence MVDQKRYNRNYDGPWRKTPSRIIGIVFIRFYQLTLSSLIGNQCRHLPTCSEYTYEAIARFGLWNGGFMGLFRIVRCGPFGTHGIDPVPVVLDDYYKWYLPWRFWKIAKKKKDSKKCNCKDMVE is encoded by the coding sequence ATGGTAGATCAAAAACGCTATAATCGTAATTATGATGGTCCATGGCGCAAAACACCGAGCCGAATTATAGGCATTGTGTTTATTCGCTTTTATCAGCTCACGCTTTCATCACTGATTGGCAATCAATGTCGGCATCTCCCCACATGTTCTGAATATACTTATGAGGCAATAGCGCGTTTTGGACTGTGGAACGGTGGTTTTATGGGGTTATTTCGTATTGTCCGTTGTGGCCCGTTTGGAACCCATGGCATTGACCCTGTGCCAGTTGTTTTGGATGACTATTATAAATGGTATTTACCATGGCGGTTTTGGAAAATTGCCAAGAAAAAAAAAGATTCAAAAAAATGCAATTGCAAGGATATGGTTGAGTGA
- a CDS encoding CinA family protein yields the protein MIDAKIIDELAREVLKICRQRKLLLATVESCTGGMIAAALTDIAGSSDVVDCGFVTYSNEAKMSMVGVDQCLLEKYGAVSEPVAVAMAKGALLHSRADISIAVTGIAGPDGGSNEKTVGLVHLAVALKQFEPLHFKAHFGDIGRGNVRQATVIKAFELIVSYVKNNVKCLPR from the coding sequence ATGATTGATGCCAAGATTATTGATGAGCTTGCCCGCGAAGTATTAAAGATTTGCCGACAGCGAAAGCTTTTATTGGCAACAGTTGAATCTTGCACTGGTGGCATGATTGCGGCGGCACTTACCGATATTGCTGGTTCATCAGATGTCGTGGATTGTGGTTTTGTTACCTATTCAAATGAAGCCAAAATGAGCATGGTCGGTGTAGATCAATGTCTGTTAGAAAAATATGGTGCAGTTTCAGAGCCGGTTGCGGTTGCAATGGCAAAGGGCGCTTTGCTCCATAGCAGGGCGGATATTAGTATTGCAGTCACTGGTATTGCTGGACCAGATGGTGGCAGCAATGAAAAAACCGTTGGTCTGGTTCATCTTGCTGTGGCGTTAAAGCAATTTGAACCGTTGCATTTTAAAGCACATTTTGGCGATATAGGGCGAGGGAATGTAAGACAAGCTACTGTGATAAAAGCTTTTGAACTAATCGTTTCTTATGTAAAAAATAATGTAAAATGCTTGCCTCGTTGA
- a CDS encoding GlcG/HbpS family heme-binding protein, protein MKAILKSAILSCVIALPMPALAEYSISTLDSNDAQSMINLGTTAAIETKANICVAIVDPSGMLIAFQRMDRAPLSCIDAAIAKAKSAALYKIKTSVNMDRVNSAEPAIATLPNLVPVGGGVPVLNNDVVVGAVGVSGAIRNVEIQIAEKIANSYTKSLAQAHNN, encoded by the coding sequence ATGAAAGCCATATTAAAATCGGCAATATTATCATGTGTAATTGCTTTACCAATGCCCGCCCTTGCGGAATACTCAATTTCAACCCTTGATAGCAATGACGCGCAAAGCATGATCAATTTAGGGACGACTGCCGCTATTGAAACCAAGGCAAATATTTGCGTTGCCATCGTTGATCCATCAGGGATGTTGATTGCCTTTCAACGTATGGATAGAGCACCACTCAGCTGTATTGATGCCGCAATAGCAAAGGCAAAATCGGCGGCTCTTTACAAAATTAAAACATCGGTCAATATGGATCGCGTTAATAGCGCTGAACCTGCTATCGCAACGCTGCCTAATTTGGTGCCAGTTGGTGGCGGGGTACCAGTACTCAATAATGACGTTGTTGTGGGTGCAGTTGGCGTTAGTGGTGCTATACGCAATGTAGAAATTCAAATTGCTGAAAAAATTGCCAATTCCTATACAAAATCCTTGGCTCAAGCCCACAATAATTAG
- the folE gene encoding GTP cyclohydrolase I FolE, whose protein sequence is MDVFVPNPVSKKPLSIEKRPSREEAEQAVRTLLLWAGEDPDREGLVKTPARVTKAYGELFGGYEQSVEDILGTVFEEVAGYNDPVLVRDIEFFSHCEHHMVPIIGKAHIAYLPDNCVVGLSKLPRVVDVFARRLQTQETMTAQVADAINNNLKPRGVAVLVEAEHLCMAMRGVKKQGSTTITVAFRGHYQNNPQEQAQFMNMIRGFR, encoded by the coding sequence ATGGATGTTTTCGTGCCGAATCCCGTTAGTAAAAAACCATTATCTATTGAAAAACGCCCAAGTCGTGAAGAGGCTGAGCAAGCCGTTCGCACATTGCTTTTATGGGCAGGCGAAGATCCTGATCGGGAAGGCTTGGTTAAAACTCCTGCACGCGTTACCAAAGCCTATGGTGAATTATTTGGTGGTTATGAGCAATCGGTGGAAGATATCTTGGGAACTGTATTTGAAGAAGTCGCTGGCTACAATGATCCAGTGCTTGTTCGTGACATTGAGTTTTTTTCCCATTGCGAACATCATATGGTGCCGATCATTGGCAAAGCTCATATTGCTTACCTTCCTGATAATTGCGTGGTTGGCTTATCAAAACTACCAAGAGTTGTTGATGTTTTTGCGCGGCGCCTGCAAACACAAGAAACAATGACCGCCCAAGTAGCCGATGCAATCAACAATAATTTAAAGCCGCGCGGTGTAGCTGTTTTAGTTGAAGCGGAACATTTGTGCATGGCAATGCGCGGGGTAAAAAAGCAGGGTTCAACCACGATAACGGTCGCATTTCGCGGTCATTATCAAAATAATCCGCAAGAACAAGCGCAATTTATGAATATGATAAGGGGATTTCGATGA
- a CDS encoding RNA methyltransferase: MAGTDKNRAMIKEGPAIILVNPQLPENIGMVARAMANFGLAELRLVNPREEFPSEKAFSAASKADHIIENAVVFDNLRDAVSDLTFIYATTARERDGFKPVRSPVEATQRLRVLETNGQKTGILFGRERFGLSNEEVSLADEIVTFPVNPAFASLNIAQAVLLMSYEWMKTSLDKSTDTAFRGPDYIPAEKHSLYGFFDQLEDALDVRGYFRPVERKQVMVDKIRAVLTRADFGDSELKLLRGVISSLDRFSPQRPRGAGAPEGESLRRGRVDKKPIDDCE, translated from the coding sequence ATGGCTGGTACAGATAAAAATCGCGCAATGATTAAAGAGGGGCCTGCAATCATTCTTGTTAATCCGCAATTGCCAGAAAATATTGGCATGGTAGCACGTGCAATGGCCAATTTTGGTTTGGCTGAATTGCGTCTTGTTAATCCACGCGAAGAATTTCCTAGCGAAAAAGCATTTTCTGCAGCAAGTAAAGCTGATCATATTATCGAAAATGCGGTTGTTTTTGATAATTTGCGCGATGCTGTTAGCGATTTGACATTTATCTATGCAACGACAGCCCGTGAACGAGATGGTTTTAAACCAGTGCGCAGTCCCGTCGAAGCAACACAAAGGTTACGAGTATTAGAAACAAATGGCCAAAAAACAGGCATTTTATTTGGGCGTGAACGTTTTGGACTTTCTAATGAAGAAGTTAGCCTTGCTGATGAAATTGTAACTTTTCCGGTTAATCCTGCATTTGCCTCTTTAAATATTGCGCAAGCTGTTTTACTTATGTCTTATGAGTGGATGAAGACCTCGTTAGATAAAAGCACTGACACCGCTTTTCGTGGCCCAGATTATATACCAGCTGAAAAACATAGTCTTTATGGATTTTTCGATCAATTGGAAGATGCTTTGGATGTTAGGGGCTATTTTAGACCGGTAGAGCGCAAGCAAGTAATGGTTGATAAAATTCGAGCGGTTTTAACGAGGGCAGATTTCGGCGATTCAGAGCTCAAGCTTTTACGCGGCGTTATCTCGTCACTAGATAGGTTTTCGCCGCAAAGGCCACGCGGGGCAGGTGCACCCGAGGGTGAATCACTGCGTAGGGGTAGGGTAGATAAAAAGCCAATCGATGATTGCGAGTAG
- a CDS encoding NAD-dependent succinate-semialdehyde dehydrogenase, whose translation MMLKDNTLFKQAAYIAGKWIAGNKDNGTEVTNPATGEILGYIPNCTQEMTLEAIKAAETAQKEWAKRTAKERSLILRKWFNLMVENREDLGKILTLEQGKPLNEAIGEIDYGASFIDWFAEEARRINGEIIPGHQRDKRLLVMKQPIGVVAAITPWNFPNAMITRKAGPALASGCAMVLKPAAQTPFSAIALAILGERAGIPAGLFSVVTGSAREIGKVMTDSPIIRKLTFTGSTEVGAMLYAQCAPTIKKLGLELGGNAPFIVFDDADIDAAVAGSIIAKFRNNGQTCVCANRIYVQDGVYDIFAKKLTDAIAKLKVGNGMEKDVILGPLIDQPALKKVEQHVKDAVSKGARVLTGGKPSALGGTFFEPTVIADVTKDMLVASEETFGPVAPLFRFFNEDDVIQQANDTEFGLASYFYAKDLARVFRVSEALEYGMVGVNTGLISTAEAPFGGIKSSGLGREGSHFGIDDFVEIKYVCLGEIA comes from the coding sequence ATAATGTTGAAAGATAATACACTTTTTAAACAGGCTGCCTATATTGCTGGCAAATGGATTGCAGGCAACAAGGACAATGGCACAGAAGTTACTAACCCTGCAACGGGAGAAATTTTAGGTTATATTCCGAACTGCACACAAGAAATGACGCTTGAAGCGATTAAAGCTGCTGAAACGGCTCAAAAAGAATGGGCAAAACGCACGGCTAAGGAACGCTCGCTTATTTTGCGTAAATGGTTCAATCTTATGGTAGAGAACCGCGAGGATCTTGGCAAAATTCTCACCCTTGAACAAGGTAAACCCCTTAATGAAGCTATTGGCGAAATTGACTATGGTGCAAGCTTTATTGATTGGTTTGCTGAAGAAGCACGCCGCATTAATGGTGAAATTATCCCTGGCCATCAGCGCGACAAACGTCTCCTCGTGATGAAGCAGCCAATTGGAGTAGTCGCCGCGATAACGCCATGGAACTTTCCTAATGCTATGATTACCCGCAAAGCTGGCCCTGCTTTGGCTTCTGGTTGCGCAATGGTGTTAAAGCCTGCGGCTCAAACTCCATTTTCAGCCATTGCCCTTGCTATACTTGGCGAGCGAGCAGGCATCCCTGCCGGTCTCTTCTCTGTGGTGACTGGTAGCGCGAGAGAAATTGGCAAAGTTATGACTGACAGCCCAATTATACGCAAACTGACCTTTACTGGATCTACAGAAGTTGGTGCAATGCTTTATGCGCAATGCGCACCGACAATTAAAAAACTCGGTCTAGAACTTGGTGGCAATGCGCCCTTTATCGTTTTTGATGATGCCGATATTGATGCAGCTGTTGCTGGCAGTATTATTGCTAAATTCCGCAATAATGGTCAAACATGCGTATGCGCAAATCGTATTTACGTGCAAGATGGCGTTTATGACATATTTGCTAAAAAATTAACCGATGCCATTGCTAAATTAAAAGTTGGCAATGGTATGGAAAAAGACGTTATTCTTGGCCCGCTGATTGATCAGCCTGCCCTTAAAAAGGTCGAGCAGCATGTTAAAGACGCGGTCAGCAAAGGTGCACGTGTATTAACCGGTGGTAAGCCATCTGCCCTTGGTGGCACTTTCTTTGAACCAACCGTTATTGCCGATGTAACCAAGGATATGTTGGTTGCCAGTGAAGAAACTTTTGGCCCTGTTGCACCTCTTTTCCGCTTTTTTAATGAGGATGACGTTATCCAACAGGCAAATGATACGGAATTTGGTCTTGCATCCTACTTCTATGCTAAGGACTTAGCCCGCGTATTCCGCGTTAGTGAAGCATTAGAATATGGCATGGTTGGGGTTAATACTGGCCTCATTTCAACGGCAGAAGCGCCATTTGGAGGTATCAAGTCATCTGGACTTGGCCGCGAAGGTTCACATTTCGGCATTGATGACTTTGTTGAGATTAAATATGTCTGCCTTGGTGAAATTGCTTAA
- the hisI gene encoding phosphoribosyl-AMP cyclohydrolase: protein MKSENFSSPFIDKEKQEEGDIFAPRFDQNGLITAIACDHVTNEVLMLAYMNKESLELTLSTGIAHYWSRSRQSLWKKGETSGNMQQIKEILVDCDQDALLLKVEVEGHGPTCHTGRQSCFYRSIQVKNGKSLLLKV from the coding sequence ATGAAGTCTGAAAATTTTTCTTCTCCTTTTATTGATAAGGAAAAGCAGGAAGAAGGCGATATTTTCGCGCCGCGCTTTGACCAAAATGGCTTAATTACAGCCATTGCTTGCGACCATGTAACCAACGAAGTTTTGATGCTAGCATATATGAACAAAGAATCTTTGGAGCTTACTTTAAGCACTGGCATTGCTCATTATTGGTCACGCTCTCGCCAGTCACTTTGGAAAAAAGGCGAAACTTCAGGCAATATGCAACAAATAAAAGAAATTCTTGTCGATTGTGATCAAGATGCACTTTTGCTTAAAGTTGAAGTGGAAGGTCACGGACCAACATGTCATACGGGAAGACAGAGTTGTTTTTATCGTAGCATTCAAGTTAAAAACGGCAAATCACTATTGTTAAAAGTTTAA
- the radC gene encoding RadC family protein, with protein sequence MSDKDNRGSFQEADFFSLVGQIAPQVKLNTHENTKLLDTKKGKTKQPKEKMHYEGHRQRLRQRFIETDGQALADYELLELLLFRSVPRADTKPLAKALLQHFGTLADVLGADIKRLTDVKGCGDSIALDLKIIGTTITKANRASINKRNIFSSWDKVIDYCTSVMAHETIEQFRILFLDKKNGLITDEIHQSGTIDHIPVYPREVMKRALELSAAAIILIHNHPSGDPTPSREDISMTIKLMEVAKGLNITIIDHLIIGRNGHISLKSLDLI encoded by the coding sequence ATGTCGGATAAGGACAATAGAGGCAGTTTTCAGGAAGCTGATTTTTTTAGCCTTGTAGGTCAAATAGCACCGCAGGTAAAATTGAACACCCACGAAAATACAAAATTGCTGGATACGAAAAAAGGTAAAACCAAGCAGCCAAAAGAGAAAATGCATTATGAAGGGCATAGGCAAAGGCTTCGACAACGTTTCATTGAAACAGATGGGCAAGCACTAGCTGACTATGAGTTGCTGGAACTCCTTTTATTCCGCTCGGTTCCTCGTGCAGACACAAAACCACTAGCCAAAGCTCTCTTGCAACATTTTGGCACATTGGCAGATGTGCTCGGTGCAGATATAAAACGCCTTACTGACGTAAAAGGGTGTGGTGATTCAATTGCATTAGACCTTAAAATTATTGGCACGACAATCACAAAAGCCAATAGGGCAAGCATTAATAAACGCAATATTTTTTCATCTTGGGATAAGGTTATAGATTATTGCACATCTGTCATGGCGCATGAAACTATTGAGCAATTCCGTATATTATTTCTTGATAAAAAAAATGGTTTAATTACTGACGAAATTCATCAAAGTGGAACGATTGATCATATCCCTGTCTATCCAAGAGAAGTGATGAAGCGGGCTTTAGAACTTTCTGCTGCGGCTATAATCCTTATCCATAATCACCCATCGGGAGATCCTACTCCCTCACGAGAAGACATTTCCATGACCATAAAACTGATGGAAGTTGCCAAAGGTTTAAATATAACCATAATAGACCATCTGATCATCGGAAGAAATGGCCATATCAGCCTAAAATCCCTTGATCTCATATAA
- a CDS encoding bifunctional 2-C-methyl-D-erythritol 4-phosphate cytidylyltransferase/2-C-methyl-D-erythritol 2,4-cyclodiphosphate synthase has protein sequence MSKTVAAIILAAGRGERAGSVGPKQYENLQGEAIICKTVQRFVDCPSVGQIIVVIHKDDLDLAKAALQRFEARIKLVVGGATRQISTLAGLEYLSSYSPEFVHIHDAARPFITVQLLDNIHKNLSVESGTIIAIPISDTLKKVDGNNNIIATIKRDGLFSAQTPQTFPFSLIFNAHKKAHQNRQDHFTDDSALAEAFGIPVKVLIGSADNIKITWPEDFGRAQQIFAKQQGKSQQKVNCMYPDIRTGNGYDVHCFEAGDHVTLCGVDIPFDKKLSGHSDADVALHALTDALLATRGAGDIGTHFPPSDPQWRGAASHIFVRHAVSIVKQYGGRIANIDITLIAEAPKVGPHRDAMLAALSEMLGITKDRISVKATTNEKLGFIGRGEGIAAIATANVIYPGEVPL, from the coding sequence ATGTCAAAAACGGTTGCAGCGATTATTCTTGCTGCCGGTCGCGGTGAACGTGCTGGTAGCGTCGGGCCTAAACAATATGAAAATTTGCAAGGCGAGGCAATTATATGTAAAACCGTGCAGAGATTTGTTGATTGTCCCAGTGTCGGACAAATTATTGTTGTTATCCACAAAGATGATTTAGATCTTGCAAAAGCAGCACTTCAGCGCTTTGAAGCGCGTATAAAGCTAGTTGTTGGTGGAGCTACACGGCAAATATCTACTTTGGCTGGTCTTGAATATTTATCATCATATTCACCAGAATTTGTGCATATTCACGACGCTGCGCGTCCCTTTATTACGGTACAACTTCTTGATAATATCCATAAAAATCTTTCAGTGGAAAGCGGGACTATCATTGCAATTCCTATCTCAGATACTTTGAAAAAGGTGGATGGTAATAATAATATTATTGCAACAATTAAGCGAGATGGTCTATTTAGCGCGCAGACACCGCAGACATTTCCTTTTTCGTTGATTTTTAACGCCCATAAGAAAGCTCATCAAAATCGGCAAGATCATTTTACTGATGATTCAGCTCTTGCTGAGGCTTTTGGTATTCCGGTCAAAGTATTGATAGGCTCTGCCGATAACATAAAAATAACATGGCCGGAAGATTTTGGTCGCGCCCAACAAATTTTTGCAAAGCAACAAGGTAAAAGCCAGCAGAAAGTGAATTGCATGTATCCTGATATACGTACTGGAAATGGTTATGATGTCCACTGTTTTGAAGCGGGGGATCATGTTACACTTTGCGGTGTGGATATTCCTTTTGATAAAAAGCTGTCAGGCCACTCAGATGCTGATGTTGCATTACACGCCTTGACCGATGCGTTATTAGCGACAAGGGGAGCTGGGGATATTGGTACCCATTTTCCACCATCTGATCCGCAGTGGCGTGGGGCTGCATCCCATATTTTTGTCCGCCATGCGGTGTCAATTGTTAAGCAATATGGTGGGCGTATTGCTAATATTGACATTACCTTAATCGCTGAAGCACCAAAAGTTGGGCCTCATCGTGATGCGATGCTTGCTGCATTAAGCGAAATGCTTGGTATCACCAAGGATAGAATATCGGTCAAAGCAACGACAAATGAAAAACTGGGTTTTATCGGTCGTGGTGAAGGTATTGCGGCAATTGCAACAGCCAATGTTATTTATCCAGGTGAGGTGCCTTTATGA
- the rirA gene encoding iron-responsive transcriptional regulator RirA, whose amino-acid sequence MRLTKQTNYAIRMLMYCAANEGELSKVPEIAKAYSVSELFLFKILHPLVEAGLMQTVRGRNGGVKLAKPAVEISVADVVKVTEENFAMAECFENDAVECPLVNACGLNATLSKALKAFFDVLSATTIADLQRPQFRSRLGIEQIEESCKMAG is encoded by the coding sequence ATGCGGCTTACAAAACAAACCAATTATGCAATTCGGATGCTTATGTATTGTGCCGCCAATGAAGGTGAGCTTAGCAAAGTACCTGAAATTGCTAAGGCCTATTCAGTTTCTGAACTATTTTTGTTTAAAATTTTACATCCTCTCGTTGAGGCAGGCTTAATGCAAACAGTAAGGGGCCGCAATGGCGGGGTTAAGCTTGCTAAGCCTGCTGTAGAGATTAGTGTTGCGGATGTTGTCAAAGTAACTGAAGAAAACTTTGCGATGGCGGAATGCTTTGAAAATGATGCTGTTGAATGTCCACTCGTCAATGCTTGTGGTTTGAATGCAACTCTATCAAAGGCATTAAAAGCTTTTTTCGATGTTTTGTCAGCGACAACCATTGCAGATTTGCAGCGTCCACAGTTTAGAAGTCGGTTGGGCATTGAACAAATTGAAGAAAGCTGCAAAATGGCAGGCTGA
- the sfsA gene encoding DNA/RNA nuclease SfsA, with the protein MLFTSPLTPARLIKRYKRFLADVILENGDEITVSVPNTGSMRGLLHENGRVWLSHSVSPTRKYQYRLEIVESNNILVGINTSIPNKIAEEAIQIGLVADLSGYSSILREQHYGSNSRVDLLLRDTNKVDTYVEVKNVHFMREKGLAEFPDTVTTRGTKHLRELAKMVEQGKRAIMLFVIQREDCDKMSICADLDPIYGEEFQLARKKGVEAFAIGCKIDIEKIEAYRPLPIIESPIIESMDN; encoded by the coding sequence ATGCTTTTTACTTCTCCTCTTACACCGGCGCGTCTCATTAAACGCTATAAGCGGTTTTTAGCCGATGTCATTCTTGAAAATGGCGATGAAATAACGGTGTCGGTTCCAAATACTGGTTCCATGCGCGGATTACTTCATGAAAATGGCAGGGTTTGGCTCTCCCATTCTGTTTCGCCCACCCGAAAATATCAGTATAGATTAGAAATCGTAGAATCGAACAATATTTTAGTAGGGATCAATACGTCTATTCCCAATAAAATTGCTGAAGAAGCGATCCAAATAGGTCTTGTAGCCGACTTGTCTGGTTATAGCTCTATTTTACGTGAACAGCACTATGGCAGCAATTCCCGTGTCGATCTCTTGCTAAGAGATACGAATAAAGTTGATACTTATGTCGAAGTAAAAAACGTTCATTTTATGAGAGAAAAAGGTTTAGCAGAATTTCCAGACACAGTAACTACGCGCGGCACTAAGCATTTACGCGAATTAGCCAAGATGGTAGAACAAGGCAAACGAGCGATCATGCTTTTTGTTATTCAACGAGAAGATTGCGACAAAATGTCAATTTGCGCCGATTTAGATCCTATTTATGGTGAAGAATTTCAACTTGCACGTAAAAAAGGGGTTGAGGCTTTTGCTATAGGGTGCAAAATAGATATTGAAAAAATTGAGGCTTATCGGCCGCTACCAATTATAGAATCGCCAATTATAGAATCGATGGATAATTAA